One Candidatus Equadaptatus faecalis genomic window, CAATGGCGTCGCTTTTTGTTGACGCAAAGCCGGACATAATAGTCACCACCGAAGTTAAGGGTATTCCAGTTGCTCTTTTTACGGCGTATGCGCTCGGCTGTCCTCTCACGGTCTGCCGTTTCAGAAACCGTCCGAGCGACGGGGCGGCAATGGCTGTTCATTATCCGGCTGCAAACGGCGAAGTCCGCACGATGTACATGGGTACGAAGCAGATACAGAAAGGCTCAAGGGTGCTTATTATCGATGACTTTATGAGAGGCGGAAGCACTGCCGCCGGTATGCAGCTTATGGCGCGGCATTTTGAGGCTGAAATAGTCGGTACGGGGCTGTTTATTACAGCCGACAAGCCGCAGAAAAAGGCTGTCAGCGGCTACAAAACGCTGCTCAGGCTTACGGAATCCGAAGGCGCGGCAAAGCTTTCCGTCGCCTGCGACGATTAAGCCGCAGAAATAAAAAAAATAATTTGACTAAATCAAAGTTTTAGAGTACAATACCCGTCCGTTGGGAGTTGATGACAATGGAAGTCAAGGTCAACGTCGACGAATGTATCGGATGCGGCATCTGCGCGCAGCTCTGCCCTGAGGTTTTCGAAATTGACGAAGCCGCAGGCAAAAGCACGGTAAAGGCGCAGAGCGACTCTCCTGAGGTTAAAAACGCCATGGAGGCGTGTCCGGTCGGTGCCATTTATCCTAAAACAGAATAATTTTGCGGGCCTATAGCTCAATTGGCAGAGCTCCCGGCTCATAACCGGATGGTTCTAGGTTCGATTCCTGGTAGGCCCACCACTCGCAAACAAAACGTCCGCTTCGCGGACGTTTTTTTATTTTGTAATTTATTTCCCTGTGATTTTTTTAATCAGCGTTTCGGCAATCTGAGTTATTTCCGTTTCGGAAGCGTATTTTGATTCGAGTGTCAGAACGCTGTCGGGCAGACGGACGGCGAGCGAGCAGCCGCGCGACGGGTGCCTGTCAAATTCCGCCGCAAAGCCGCATACCGTGAGGCTTTTGAACACCGCGCCTTCGCCGAACAGCCCGTCGTCAGCGGTTCCGCTGATTTGTTTTGCTTTCCAGCCCTTGGGAGCGGCGCCGTTAATTCTTACGGCATGGCAGGGAACGCCCTGCGCCGTTCTGTAGTCGCGTTCAATCCATTCGCCTTTGCAGCCTGAAACGGTGTTGAGCTTTGTTGTCCGCGCGTCATAGTTAAACCAGCCTTCAACGTCGGGAAGCCCGATGTTTTTGCCTGTCAGAACTTCAACGAGAGGGGCGTCTGCCGCGTATGCCTGTGCCGTGAACAGCACAAGCACGGAAAGTATGACAAAAAATTTCTTCATTTCAATCACTCCGTATAAATTATAGCGTTATTTTGATATAATTACACAAGAATTAATGAAAAGAGGTAATTTTCTTGCTCAGGTTTGCTGTCAGGGTATTCGGATGCCAGATGAACGTATATGACGGAGACAGGCTTCGCACGGCTTTCGTGCACAGAGGCTGGGAGGAGACGGACGATGCTTCCGCGGATTTTGTCGTGCTTGTCACATGCAGCATACGCGACAAGGCGGAGCAGAAGGTTATAAGCGAAATAGGCCGCTACAATCTGCGTTACAAGGCAGACGGACAAAAGCCCGTTGTAGTGCTTATCGGCTGCATGGCTCAGAGAATAGGACGGGAGACGGCGAAGCGCTTCCCGTGCGTGAAGCTTGTTTCGGGGCCACGCCATTTGGGGCTTGTTCCGCAGGGCATTGAGGACGTGTTCAAAGACGGAGAAAGCCGTTTCTTCATGGACGACGACCCCCGCGCGCTTCAGGATTTGGAGGTTGCGCCTCTCGCGAGGACAAACCCGTACAAGGCGTACGTCACGATAAGCTACGGATGCGACAGATTTTGCAGTTATTGCATAGTGCCTTACGTCCGCGGACGGCTTCAGTCGCGCAGGCATGAGGATATTCTCGCGGAGTGCCGCACGCTGGCGGCGTCGGGTGCAAGCGAAATTACGCTGCTCGGGCAGAACGTTGACGCCTACGGAAAGGATACGAAGGATTACACCTTCGCGAAGCTTTTGAAAGACGTTTCGGAGATCGACGGCATTACGAGACTGCGTTTTGCAACGTCGCACCCGAAGGATTTTGACGAGGACATTCTGCAGGTTATGGCTGAAACGCCGAGTATCTGCCGTTCGATAAATCTTCCCGTCCAGTCGGGCAACGACAGGATACTCAAAGAGATGAACCGCGGCTACACGGTTGAAAAATACAGCGGACTTGTCAGAAAAATACGCGAAACCCTGCCGGATGTCATGCTCACCACCGATTTGATAGTCGGTTTTCCGGGCGAAACGGAGGAAGAATATAGGGATTCCTACAATATGCTCAGGGAACTGCGCTTTGACATAGTCCACACGGCTGCATATTCGCCGCGCGAGGGAACAAAGGCGGCGGTTATGGACTGCCAGATAGACAACCGCGTCAAGGCGCGCCGCCTGAACGAGATAAACGATATGCAGTCTCAGCTGGCGAGAGAACTTAACGAAGAATACACGGGGCGCACGCTTCAGATACTTGCCGACGGTTTTGCGCCGCGCGGTGAGGGGCTTATTCAGGGGCGCACGATGTCCGACAAGGTTGTAATCCTTCACGGAAGCGAAGCCGATTTTGGAAAGACTCTTTCCGTCAAAATTACGCGCGCAAGCCACTGGTCGCTTGAAGGAGAAAGAATTCAGCAATGAAACGCGGAAAAGGGCTGTTAGCCGCCGCCGGAGTATCCTGTCTTCTGCTGTTTTCCGTGCTTCTGCACAATTTCGGCGGCAGTGCGCTGACCGACAAG contains:
- the purR gene encoding pur operon repressor, with protein sequence MKGQRTERIARMVSNFFMTPSKPVSVTELAEKFSVSKTVVSDDMEVVASAFAADGFGAVQVERGRSGGARFLPECTPEYRRAVLEETAEKLSDPDRYLPGGLIYYNDLIFDPVTALPLGLSMASLFVDAKPDIIVTTEVKGIPVALFTAYALGCPLTVCRFRNRPSDGAAMAVHYPAANGEVRTMYMGTKQIQKGSRVLIIDDFMRGGSTAAGMQLMARHFEAEIVGTGLFITADKPQKKAVSGYKTLLRLTESEGAAKLSVACDD
- the miaB gene encoding tRNA (N6-isopentenyl adenosine(37)-C2)-methylthiotransferase MiaB; this encodes MLRFAVRVFGCQMNVYDGDRLRTAFVHRGWEETDDASADFVVLVTCSIRDKAEQKVISEIGRYNLRYKADGQKPVVVLIGCMAQRIGRETAKRFPCVKLVSGPRHLGLVPQGIEDVFKDGESRFFMDDDPRALQDLEVAPLARTNPYKAYVTISYGCDRFCSYCIVPYVRGRLQSRRHEDILAECRTLAASGASEITLLGQNVDAYGKDTKDYTFAKLLKDVSEIDGITRLRFATSHPKDFDEDILQVMAETPSICRSINLPVQSGNDRILKEMNRGYTVEKYSGLVRKIRETLPDVMLTTDLIVGFPGETEEEYRDSYNMLRELRFDIVHTAAYSPREGTKAAVMDCQIDNRVKARRLNEINDMQSQLARELNEEYTGRTLQILADGFAPRGEGLIQGRTMSDKVVILHGSEADFGKTLSVKITRASHWSLEGERIQQ
- a CDS encoding ferredoxin translates to MEVKVNVDECIGCGICAQLCPEVFEIDEAAGKSTVKAQSDSPEVKNAMEACPVGAIYPKTE